One genomic region from Candidatus Zixiibacteriota bacterium encodes:
- a CDS encoding ABC transporter ATP-binding protein, which produces MRIAIHDLFKQYKGGKQALKDVNLDIGSGMFGLLGPNGAGKTTLMRILVTLMKQTSGEVTIDGLDLHKNRKHIRKMLGYLPQDFSVFSRLKTWEFLDYSARLAGLRGRKLRLEQVDRALEEVGLFDVRERRATKLSGGMKRRLGIAQTMIGDPKIMIVDEPTVGLDPEERLRFRNTLADLSRKDMIIILSTHIVGDISSTCGDMAILNEGEIVFNGSPQSLIESAEGNVWMCSATDAELDDLKRTYPVISTVPSEQGWEVRLVGKKLGGHKTTLAAPNLEDAYICFMQRIGGEENVLAEYEAW; this is translated from the coding sequence TTCAAGCAATACAAGGGTGGTAAGCAAGCCCTCAAAGATGTCAATCTCGACATAGGCAGCGGCATGTTCGGCCTGCTCGGTCCAAATGGCGCGGGCAAGACCACCCTGATGAGGATTCTTGTAACTCTGATGAAGCAGACTTCCGGAGAGGTTACGATAGACGGTCTCGATCTGCATAAGAACAGAAAACATATCAGGAAGATGCTAGGGTATCTCCCGCAGGATTTCAGCGTGTTTTCACGATTAAAAACGTGGGAATTCCTCGATTACTCGGCACGGCTCGCCGGGCTGCGTGGTCGCAAGCTGCGGCTCGAACAAGTCGACCGTGCGCTGGAGGAGGTCGGCCTTTTCGATGTTCGCGAGCGAAGAGCTACAAAACTGTCGGGAGGGATGAAAAGGCGCCTCGGTATTGCGCAAACGATGATCGGTGATCCGAAGATTATGATCGTAGATGAACCGACCGTCGGGCTCGATCCGGAAGAGCGACTTCGATTTCGCAACACGCTCGCTGACCTTTCGAGAAAGGATATGATTATTATTTTGTCGACTCATATTGTCGGAGATATTTCATCAACCTGCGGAGACATGGCCATTCTCAACGAAGGGGAGATAGTCTTCAACGGTTCTCCTCAATCTCTCATAGAATCGGCTGAAGGGAACGTATGGATGTGTAGCGCCACAGATGCAGAACTTGATGATTTGAAGAGGACTTATCCCGTTATCTCCACTGTACCTTCAGAGCAAGGTTGGGAAGTCAGGCTTGTCGGCAAGAAATTGGGCGGGCACAAAACCACTCTTGCAGCTCCCAATCTCGAGGACGCTTATATCTGTTTCATGCAGAGAATCGGTGGAGAAGAAAATGTCCTCGCAGAGTATGAGGCATGGTGA